A portion of the Acidisoma sp. PAMC 29798 genome contains these proteins:
- the pgeF gene encoding peptidoglycan editing factor PgeF, translated as MTVPVPSLTDPALLVPHGFFTREGGVSTGPYASLNCSLSGQDDPASVLENRARVARTLGAAPDRLVGLHQVHGDAVATVTTPWLPGEGPRADAMVTAVPGIALGIVTADCGPILFADAEARVVGAAHAGWRGAVGGVLEATVTAMVALGARPGRMVAVVGPCIRQLSYEVASDMRDAVLAEDPAHDSFFAPGRPDRWMFDLAGYCAWRLTAAGVATVSVTAGDTAAEPDRFFSHRRRTLAGGGPIGHQISGILCR; from the coding sequence ATGACCGTCCCTGTCCCGAGCCTCACGGATCCCGCGCTTCTGGTGCCGCATGGCTTCTTCACGCGGGAGGGTGGGGTCTCCACCGGCCCCTATGCCAGCCTCAATTGCAGCCTGTCGGGCCAGGACGATCCGGCGAGCGTGCTGGAAAATCGCGCTCGTGTCGCCCGGACGCTGGGTGCTGCGCCGGACCGGCTGGTGGGTTTGCATCAGGTCCATGGCGACGCCGTCGCGACCGTCACCACGCCTTGGCTCCCCGGCGAAGGCCCGCGCGCCGATGCCATGGTCACGGCGGTGCCGGGCATAGCCCTGGGCATCGTCACTGCCGATTGCGGGCCGATCCTGTTCGCCGATGCCGAGGCGCGGGTCGTCGGCGCCGCCCATGCCGGGTGGCGCGGCGCGGTCGGCGGTGTGCTGGAAGCGACGGTCACCGCCATGGTCGCGCTGGGTGCCCGGCCCGGTCGCATGGTCGCGGTCGTCGGCCCCTGTATCCGCCAGCTGTCCTATGAAGTGGCGTCCGACATGCGGGACGCGGTGCTGGCGGAAGACCCTGCGCATGACAGCTTCTTCGCGCCTGGTCGCCCGGACCGCTGGATGTTCGACCTCGCCGGCTATTGCGCCTGGCGCCTGACAGCGGCGGGCGTCGCCACTGTCTCCGTCACCGCTGGGGACACGGCGGCCGAGCCCGACCGCTTCTTCAGCCACCGTCGCCGGACCTTGGCCGGGGGCGGCCCGATCGGCCACCAAATTTCGGGGATCCTATGCCGATGA
- a CDS encoding histidine phosphatase family protein has translation MNLLTPTGFWFIRHGETDWNAQNLSQGDIDIPLNAVGRAQAKSAAALMEGHKLSTIVSSTLSRALDTAQAVSEVTGVPVQTDDRLREVKFGEQEGLPMGDWYDDWIAGTYTPKGAEVFADLRTRAAEAVNRAIAKPAPVLIVAHGALFRAIRSAMGLEPNVRTPNAVPIYCQPPAAPGDVWTLLPVDSAGPAKV, from the coding sequence ATGAATCTGCTGACGCCCACCGGTTTCTGGTTCATTCGCCATGGCGAAACGGATTGGAATGCGCAGAACCTGTCCCAGGGCGATATCGACATTCCGCTGAACGCCGTGGGCCGCGCGCAGGCCAAGTCGGCCGCCGCCCTGATGGAAGGCCATAAGCTTTCGACCATCGTCTCCTCCACGCTGTCCCGCGCGCTCGACACCGCGCAGGCGGTGTCCGAGGTGACCGGCGTGCCGGTGCAGACCGATGATCGCCTGCGCGAGGTAAAGTTCGGGGAGCAGGAAGGCCTGCCCATGGGCGATTGGTACGATGACTGGATCGCTGGCACCTATACGCCCAAGGGCGCCGAGGTCTTCGCCGATCTGCGCACGCGGGCGGCGGAGGCCGTCAACCGCGCCATCGCCAAGCCCGCGCCGGTGCTGATCGTGGCCCATGGCGCCCTGTTCCGCGCCATCCGCTCGGCGATGGGGTTGGAGCCGAATGTGCGGACGCCGAATGCGGTGCCGATCTATTGCCAGCCGCCCGCAGCCCCTGGCGACGTGTGGACGCTGCTGCCGGTCGATTCGGCCGGCCCCGCGAAGGTTTAA
- a CDS encoding SAM-dependent methyltransferase has product MARANAAYYADRDPFADFTTAPEISQIFGEIIGAWAAVVWEMLGRPNPVILAEVGPGRGTLMADARRLTARVAAEFHAASALHFIETSPRLRGEQARRLPAAQWHDDLSTVPAGPMILIANEFLDALPIRQFRHEGEAWSERFVADGAFVELPCDAPPHLDGEGILEVNETSDRFAADLAARLVAEPGVALILDYGSAENPGDSLQAIRSARPADPLQAAGQADLTALVDFGAVGRAAASAGAGVQGPISQGVFLQRLGIFQRAERLGLGRSAEDAAGLMAGARRLVEPLAMGALFKAMAITPPSFPSLPGFAA; this is encoded by the coding sequence ATGGCGCGCGCCAATGCCGCCTATTACGCTGACCGCGACCCCTTCGCAGATTTCACCACAGCGCCCGAGATCAGCCAGATCTTTGGGGAGATTATCGGCGCTTGGGCGGCGGTGGTGTGGGAGATGCTGGGCCGCCCCAACCCCGTCATCCTCGCGGAAGTCGGGCCCGGTCGCGGGACCCTGATGGCCGACGCCCGCCGATTGACGGCGCGGGTCGCGGCCGAGTTTCACGCGGCCTCGGCCCTTCATTTTATTGAAACCTCGCCGAGGTTGAGGGGGGAGCAGGCGCGCCGCCTGCCCGCTGCGCAATGGCATGACGATCTCTCGACCGTCCCGGCCGGGCCGATGATCCTGATCGCCAATGAATTCCTCGATGCCCTGCCGATCCGGCAATTCCGACATGAGGGCGAGGCCTGGTCCGAGCGTTTCGTGGCCGATGGCGCCTTCGTCGAACTGCCCTGTGACGCCCCGCCTCACCTGGACGGGGAGGGGATCCTGGAGGTTAACGAGACCTCCGACCGCTTCGCCGCCGACCTCGCGGCGCGTCTGGTGGCCGAACCCGGCGTGGCGCTGATCCTCGATTACGGTTCGGCCGAAAACCCTGGCGACAGCTTGCAGGCGATCAGGTCCGCGCGTCCGGCGGACCCTTTGCAGGCGGCGGGCCAGGCCGATCTTACCGCCCTGGTCGATTTCGGCGCGGTCGGCCGCGCGGCGGCATCGGCCGGCGCTGGCGTGCAGGGGCCGATCTCGCAAGGCGTCTTCCTGCAGCGGCTGGGCATTTTTCAGCGCGCCGAGCGTCTTGGCCTTGGGCGCTCGGCCGAAGACGCCGCCGGCTTGATGGCGGGGGCGCGCCGTCTTGTGGAACCCTTGGCCATGGGCGCGCTATTCAAGGCGATGGCGATCACGCCGCCGTCCTTTCCCAGCCTGCCGGGGTTTGCCGCATGA
- a CDS encoding ribose-phosphate pyrophosphokinase encodes MKIVACNSNRALAEAVAAALSLPLMKASVRRFADMEVFVEIHENVRGEDVFVVQSTSYPANDNLMELLITLDALRRSSARRVTAVIPYFGYARQDRKSGPRTPISAKLVANLITEAGANRVLTMDLHAAQIQGFFDIPVDNLYAAPLFTRDVRERYAGRDLMIVSPDVGGVLRARALAKRLDVDLAIIDKRRERAGVSEVMNIIGDVAGRDCILVDDIVDSGGTLCNAAAALIQGGARSASVYTTHGVLSGGAVARIASSPIEMMTITDSILATEAVRLASNVRQVTIAPLLAEAMRRISDESSVSSLFD; translated from the coding sequence ATGAAGATAGTCGCCTGCAACAGCAACCGCGCGCTCGCGGAAGCAGTGGCCGCCGCGCTCAGCCTGCCGCTGATGAAAGCGTCGGTTCGGCGCTTTGCGGATATGGAGGTCTTCGTCGAGATTCACGAAAATGTCCGTGGCGAGGACGTCTTCGTCGTGCAGTCCACCTCCTATCCCGCCAACGACAACCTGATGGAGCTGCTGATCACGCTCGATGCCCTCCGCCGTAGCTCAGCGCGGCGCGTGACGGCGGTGATCCCCTATTTCGGCTATGCCCGGCAGGACCGGAAATCCGGCCCCCGCACGCCGATCAGCGCCAAGCTGGTGGCCAATCTCATCACCGAAGCCGGGGCCAACCGTGTCCTGACCATGGATCTGCATGCGGCGCAGATTCAGGGGTTCTTCGATATTCCTGTGGATAACCTCTATGCCGCGCCGCTGTTCACGCGCGACGTGCGGGAACGCTATGCCGGCCGCGACTTGATGATCGTCTCCCCCGATGTCGGCGGCGTGCTGCGCGCCCGTGCGCTTGCCAAGCGCCTCGATGTCGATCTGGCCATCATCGACAAGCGCCGCGAGCGGGCCGGCGTCTCCGAGGTCATGAACATCATCGGCGATGTCGCCGGGCGGGACTGCATTCTGGTCGATGATATCGTCGATTCAGGCGGCACGCTGTGCAATGCCGCCGCCGCCCTCATCCAGGGGGGCGCCCGCTCCGCCAGTGTCTATACGACGCATGGCGTGCTGTCCGGCGGTGCCGTGGCGCGCATCGCGTCCTCTCCGATTGAGATGATGACGATCACCGATTCCATTCTGGCGACCGAGGCGGTCAGGCTCGCGAGCAACGTGCGCCAGGTCACCATTGCACCGCTGTTGGCGGAGGCGATGCGCCGCATCTCCGACGAGAGTTCGGTCAGCTCGCTCTTCGATTAA